In one window of Ruminococcus hominis DNA:
- a CDS encoding SPFH domain-containing protein, producing the protein MNEKILSTKKNGMGMLLLFSFLYMIAIAGCIFSAISMGFSVTAPAITVLIISIIWLSIGWVPFLGLKVLKPQEALVLTLFGNYVGTLKEAGFYFVNPFCTSVNPASKTKLSQSGDVDNNAKKNANLSNILGISTTGTAEESSSKKISLKVMTLNNSRQKINDCLGNPIEIGIAVTWRVVDTAKAVFNVDNYKEYLSLQCDGALRNIVRIYPYDTAPDVDTTGDGQADEGSLRGSSEIVAARIREEIQNKVSDAGLEIIEARITYLAYAPEIAAVMLQRQQASAIIDARKMIVDGAVGMVEMALNQLNEKDVVELDEERKAAMVSNLLVVLCGNHDTQPIINSGSLY; encoded by the coding sequence ATGAATGAGAAAATATTGTCAACTAAAAAGAATGGAATGGGAATGCTTCTGCTTTTTTCTTTCCTTTATATGATTGCAATTGCCGGATGTATTTTTTCTGCTATATCCATGGGATTTTCAGTTACTGCACCTGCTATTACTGTATTGATTATCAGTATTATCTGGCTTAGTATTGGATGGGTTCCATTCCTCGGTCTGAAAGTTCTTAAACCACAGGAAGCTCTCGTACTTACTCTTTTCGGTAATTATGTGGGTACACTCAAAGAGGCTGGATTCTATTTTGTGAATCCTTTCTGTACAAGTGTAAATCCTGCTTCCAAAACAAAATTAAGCCAGAGTGGTGATGTTGATAATAACGCAAAGAAAAATGCAAATCTCTCTAACATTTTAGGAATTTCTACAACCGGAACAGCAGAAGAATCTTCAAGCAAAAAGATTTCTCTCAAGGTTATGACACTCAATAATTCCCGTCAGAAAATTAATGACTGTCTGGGAAATCCAATTGAAATCGGGATTGCTGTCACATGGCGCGTAGTGGACACAGCGAAAGCTGTTTTCAATGTAGATAATTACAAAGAATACCTTTCCCTGCAATGTGATGGTGCTCTTCGTAATATTGTCCGCATCTATCCATATGATACTGCACCTGATGTAGATACAACGGGGGATGGTCAGGCAGATGAAGGAAGTCTGCGTGGCTCCAGTGAGATTGTTGCCGCGAGAATCCGCGAAGAAATTCAGAATAAAGTGTCCGATGCAGGTCTTGAGATTATTGAAGCACGGATCACTTATCTTGCTTACGCTCCTGAAATTGCCGCTGTTATGCTTCAACGTCAGCAAGCCTCTGCAATCATTGATGCAAGAAAAATGATTGTTGACGGTGCTGTCGGAATGGTTGAAATGGCTCTTAATCAATTAAATGAAAAAGATGTTGTAGAACTGGATGAAGAACGTAAGGCTGCTATGGTATCTAATCTACTGGTTGTTCTGTGTGGTAACCATGACACCCAACCAATTATTAATTCTGGAAGCCTGTATTAA
- a CDS encoding PTS ascorbate transporter subunit IIC translates to MAEKDNKKKQVPLRLSNKLYDAIAAWAEDDFRSVNGQIEYLLTECVRQRKKNGKYVSEHLDEPIDLDIS, encoded by the coding sequence ATGGCTGAAAAGGATAATAAAAAGAAACAAGTTCCTCTGCGTCTCTCCAACAAATTGTATGACGCAATTGCAGCCTGGGCAGAAGATGATTTTCGTTCTGTAAATGGTCAGATTGAATATCTTCTGACCGAATGCGTCCGACAACGAAAGAAAAATGGGAAATATGTTTCTGAACATCTGGATGAGCCGATTGATTTAGATATTTCTTAA